One Serinicoccus chungangensis genomic window carries:
- the lnt gene encoding apolipoprotein N-acyltransferase, with product MPWPLRLLLAILGGVALWLAFPGHDVWPLAMVGVGALALATAGARVRTGLAAGFLLGLTWYTPMFVWASTYAGIMPWVAMSVASALYPAALGGLLALLQRSAAVRPVVGAAAWVLMEYARSVTPFGGFPWARLGFSQADSPLLGAASLVAVTGLGFLVALVGGVLARAAQFAVGSGATRSLPRAALLVAVATVVALAPTALPRPTEGEPLDVVAVQGDLPPEFTRTLSAERGTMLERYTSMTEELAAEVSAGETAAPDLVIWPEGASDLDPFSPSEGPTTVEQMMAGVDALGAPVVLGAVSYGTGEAPRNIVLELQPGEGVDDTYQKVYLAPFGERMPLRPLVRHLSEWVDRIPDWEAGSEPGLMDVRLADGRDVRLGLGICFEVVVDPAVRDVVAGGAELLVVPTSNAWFGEGDQSAQHIATSRVRAVEYGRSVVHISNVGISGLISPDGVVHEPTDLFTQAVLRDELPLRSELTPAVTTGPWVVPAAALLVLLALVGLLVRRPPDAV from the coding sequence GTGCCCTGGCCGCTCCGACTCCTGCTCGCGATCCTCGGCGGCGTCGCCCTCTGGCTCGCCTTCCCGGGGCACGACGTCTGGCCGCTCGCCATGGTGGGGGTGGGGGCGCTGGCCCTCGCCACGGCCGGAGCGCGGGTGCGGACCGGCCTGGCGGCCGGGTTCCTGCTCGGCCTGACGTGGTACACCCCGATGTTCGTCTGGGCCAGCACCTACGCCGGCATCATGCCGTGGGTCGCCATGAGCGTCGCCTCGGCGCTCTACCCCGCCGCGCTGGGAGGTCTGCTCGCCCTGCTGCAGCGCTCGGCAGCCGTCCGACCGGTCGTCGGGGCGGCGGCGTGGGTGCTCATGGAGTACGCCCGGTCGGTCACGCCCTTCGGCGGGTTCCCGTGGGCGCGGCTCGGGTTCAGCCAGGCGGACAGCCCTCTGCTGGGGGCCGCGAGCCTCGTCGCGGTCACCGGGCTGGGCTTCCTCGTGGCCCTGGTCGGCGGCGTGCTCGCCCGTGCGGCGCAATTCGCCGTCGGGTCCGGAGCCACCAGGAGCCTGCCGCGTGCCGCGCTCCTCGTGGCCGTGGCGACCGTGGTGGCCCTGGCGCCGACCGCGCTGCCGCGGCCCACCGAGGGGGAGCCGCTGGACGTCGTCGCCGTCCAGGGCGACCTGCCGCCGGAGTTCACCCGGACCCTGAGCGCCGAGCGCGGCACCATGCTCGAGCGCTACACCTCGATGACCGAGGAGCTGGCCGCGGAGGTCTCGGCCGGAGAGACCGCAGCGCCCGACCTCGTCATCTGGCCCGAGGGCGCGAGCGACCTCGACCCGTTCTCCCCGTCCGAGGGACCCACCACGGTCGAGCAGATGATGGCCGGCGTCGACGCGCTCGGTGCACCGGTCGTGCTCGGGGCCGTGTCCTACGGCACGGGGGAGGCGCCGCGCAACATCGTGCTCGAGCTGCAGCCGGGCGAGGGGGTGGACGACACCTACCAGAAGGTCTACCTCGCCCCGTTCGGGGAGCGGATGCCGCTGCGCCCGCTCGTGCGCCACCTGTCCGAGTGGGTCGACCGCATCCCCGACTGGGAGGCGGGCTCCGAGCCCGGACTCATGGACGTGCGGCTCGCCGACGGCCGGGACGTCCGGTTGGGGCTGGGCATCTGCTTCGAGGTGGTCGTCGACCCGGCCGTGCGCGACGTGGTCGCCGGTGGGGCCGAGCTGCTGGTCGTCCCGACGAGCAACGCGTGGTTCGGCGAGGGCGACCAGTCCGCCCAGCACATCGCCACCTCCCGGGTGCGCGCCGTCGAGTACGGCCGCTCCGTCGTCCACATCAGCAATGTCGGGATCTCGGGGCTCATCAGCCCGGACGGGGTGGTGCACGAGCCCACCGACCTCTTCACGCAGGCGGTGCTGCGCGACGAGCTGCCGCTGCGCTCCGAGCTCACCCCCGCGGTCACCACCGGCCCGTGGGTCGTGCCCGCAGCCGCCCTGCTCGTGCTGCTCGCTCTGGTCGGGCTGCTGGTCAGGCGCCCTCCCGACGCCGTCTAG
- the ybaK gene encoding Cys-tRNA(Pro) deacylase codes for MARKKSGGGTPATVVLDRAGIPYVLRGYEHDPAVRSFGLEAAEALGVDPERVLKTLLVQGEDGLGVGIVPVVAQLDLKAVAAALGVKKVAMADPRAAERATGYVVGGISPLGQKKALPTVLDSSALGYDAVLVSGGRRGLDLELAPADLVAVTSATVAAIAREGR; via the coding sequence GTGGCCAGGAAGAAGTCCGGCGGCGGCACGCCGGCGACCGTCGTGCTGGACCGCGCCGGCATCCCCTACGTCCTGCGCGGCTACGAACACGACCCCGCGGTGCGGTCGTTCGGGCTGGAGGCGGCCGAGGCCCTGGGCGTCGACCCGGAGCGTGTCCTCAAGACGCTGCTGGTGCAGGGCGAGGACGGTCTGGGCGTCGGGATCGTGCCCGTCGTGGCGCAGCTGGACCTCAAGGCCGTGGCGGCGGCGCTGGGCGTGAAGAAGGTCGCCATGGCCGACCCCCGGGCGGCCGAGCGCGCGACGGGCTACGTCGTGGGCGGGATCAGCCCGCTCGGTCAGAAGAAGGCGCTGCCCACGGTCCTCGACAGCTCCGCGCTGGGGTATGACGCGGTGCTGGTCAGCGGGGGCCGGCGCGGCCTGGACCTCGAGCTGGCGCCGGCAGACCTGGTCGCGGTGACGTCGGCCACGGTCGCGGCGATCGCCCGCGAGGGCCGCTGA
- a CDS encoding RNA polymerase-binding protein RbpA, which yields MAERSLRGTNLSWLSFESDEGVTFSDREISRYVCPDGHVSELPFSVEAEIPPIWECRCGLDAKLENGPEPELKATKPQRTHWDMLLERRSVPELEELLEERLALLREMRGEKPRRKRSA from the coding sequence ATGGCAGAGCGGTCCCTGCGCGGCACCAACCTCAGCTGGCTCTCCTTCGAGAGCGACGAGGGCGTCACCTTCAGTGACCGAGAGATCAGCCGCTACGTCTGCCCGGACGGGCACGTCAGCGAGCTGCCCTTCTCGGTGGAGGCGGAGATCCCGCCGATCTGGGAGTGCCGTTGCGGTCTCGACGCCAAGCTGGAGAACGGCCCCGAGCCCGAGCTGAAGGCGACCAAGCCGCAGCGCACCCACTGGGACATGCTGCTCGAGCGCCGCTCGGTGCCCGAGCTCGAGGAGCTCCTCGAGGAGCGGCTGGCCCTGCTGCGCGAGATGCGCGGCGAGAAGCCGCGGCGCAAGCGCAGCGCCTGA
- a CDS encoding phosphatase PAP2 family protein: MTTRTTPDPGPLLVDDPSPVGWPTGLMLLGGLGFVSVYVVAVLSTRGQSLDTGLMEAATVTGDRHDLLSSLLPDPYLLLGVALGLGALALLRDLRTGLAVLVAVPLLVASTQVLKDVLPRPHLADPWAMANSLPSGHTGAALALALALVLVSPRRLRPLAAVVGTGVSAWMGALVVMLGYHRPSDVLASMLLAVGAGGLALLVRGSRAAR, translated from the coding sequence GTGACCACCCGTACGACGCCGGACCCGGGGCCCCTGCTGGTCGACGACCCGAGCCCGGTCGGGTGGCCGACCGGGTTGATGCTGCTCGGGGGCCTGGGGTTCGTGTCCGTCTACGTCGTCGCGGTGCTCAGCACCCGCGGCCAGAGCCTCGACACCGGCCTCATGGAGGCCGCGACCGTCACCGGCGACCGGCACGACCTGCTCAGCAGCCTCCTGCCCGACCCCTACCTCCTCCTGGGCGTCGCGCTCGGGCTCGGTGCGCTGGCGCTGCTGCGCGACCTGCGGACCGGGCTCGCGGTGCTCGTCGCGGTGCCGCTGCTCGTCGCCTCGACCCAGGTGCTCAAGGACGTGCTGCCCCGGCCGCACCTCGCCGACCCCTGGGCCATGGCCAACTCCCTGCCGAGCGGCCACACCGGTGCGGCCCTCGCGCTGGCGCTCGCCCTGGTGCTGGTGAGCCCACGCCGCCTGCGGCCCCTGGCGGCGGTGGTCGGCACCGGTGTCAGCGCGTGGATGGGGGCCCTCGTCGTGATGCTGGGCTACCACCGGCCCAGCGACGTGCTGGCCTCGATGCTCCTCGCCGTGGGCGCCGGCGGCCTGGCCCTGCTGGTGCGCGGGAGCCGCGCGGCCCGCTGA
- a CDS encoding KamA family radical SAM protein has translation MSAQIEQPYVYSRRELVEPDWTRYPGWSEVTPQQWADVQWQRVNCVKNIGQLRTVMGPLLTEEFYADLQRDQEQRATMSMLLPPQMLNTMVSEPTWADGRMPAAGADFTAAFLADPVRRYMLPVFSDRRTDWSSHPYATRDSLHEHDMWVAEGLTHRYPTKVLAEMLPTCPQYCGHCTRMDLVGNSTPTVTKLKLAGKPVDRHTAILDYLRATPGVRDVVVSGGDVANMPWKNLESWLDRLLDIDSIRDVRLATKALMGMPQHWLAPDTVEGVGRVARKARERGVGLAIHTHINAAQSVTPLVAEASKAMLEAGIRDVRNQGVLMRGVNDTSAQLLDLCFAMSDEAMITPYYFYMCDMIPFSEHWRVSLGHAQHLQHSMLGYLPGFATPRIVCDVPFVGKRWVHQVDTYDTERGISYWRKNYRTSIEGEDVDVTSAEYVYYDPIDTLPASGQDWWRREAAEVHGTDEAGQQEKAEEAAAASRRASVDQLA, from the coding sequence ATGAGCGCACAGATCGAGCAGCCCTACGTCTACTCCCGCCGTGAGCTGGTGGAGCCGGACTGGACCCGTTACCCCGGGTGGTCCGAGGTGACGCCGCAGCAGTGGGCCGACGTGCAGTGGCAACGGGTCAACTGCGTCAAGAACATCGGGCAGCTGCGGACGGTCATGGGTCCGCTGCTCACCGAGGAGTTCTACGCCGACCTGCAGCGCGACCAGGAGCAGCGCGCGACCATGTCGATGCTGCTGCCCCCGCAGATGCTCAACACCATGGTCAGCGAGCCGACCTGGGCCGACGGCCGGATGCCGGCTGCGGGGGCCGACTTCACCGCCGCGTTCCTGGCCGACCCGGTGCGCCGCTACATGCTGCCGGTCTTCTCCGACCGGCGCACCGACTGGTCCAGCCATCCCTACGCCACCCGAGACAGCCTGCACGAGCACGACATGTGGGTCGCCGAGGGGCTCACCCACCGCTACCCCACCAAGGTCCTCGCGGAGATGCTCCCCACCTGTCCCCAGTACTGCGGCCACTGCACGCGGATGGACCTGGTGGGCAACTCGACCCCGACCGTCACCAAGCTCAAGCTGGCCGGCAAGCCGGTGGACCGGCACACCGCCATCCTGGACTACCTGCGCGCCACCCCGGGCGTGCGCGACGTCGTCGTCTCCGGCGGTGACGTCGCCAACATGCCGTGGAAGAACCTCGAGTCCTGGCTGGACCGGCTGCTCGACATCGACTCGATCCGTGACGTCCGGCTCGCGACCAAGGCACTCATGGGGATGCCGCAGCACTGGTTGGCCCCCGACACCGTCGAGGGCGTCGGGCGGGTCGCCCGCAAGGCCCGGGAGCGCGGTGTGGGGCTGGCGATCCACACCCACATCAACGCGGCCCAGTCGGTGACGCCGCTGGTGGCCGAGGCGAGCAAGGCCATGCTCGAGGCGGGCATCCGCGACGTCCGCAACCAGGGCGTGCTCATGCGGGGGGTCAACGACACGTCCGCGCAGCTGCTCGACCTGTGCTTCGCCATGTCCGACGAGGCCATGATCACGCCGTACTACTTCTACATGTGCGACATGATCCCCTTCAGCGAGCACTGGCGGGTCTCGCTCGGCCACGCCCAGCACCTGCAGCACTCGATGCTGGGCTACCTGCCGGGCTTCGCCACGCCGCGCATCGTCTGCGACGTGCCCTTCGTCGGGAAGCGATGGGTCCACCAGGTCGACACCTACGACACCGAGCGCGGGATCTCCTACTGGCGCAAGAACTACCGCACCTCCATCGAGGGCGAGGACGTCGACGTGACCAGCGCCGAGTACGTCTACTACGACCCCATCGACACCCTGCCCGCCAGCGGTCAGGACTGGTGGCGTCGTGAGGCCGCCGAGGTGCACGGCACCGACGAGGCCGGCCAGCAGGAGAAGGCCGAGGAGGCCGCGGCCGCCTCGCGCCGCGCCTCGGTGGACCAGCTCGCCTGA
- a CDS encoding 5'-3' exonuclease produces MTTSTEATAGADVAAPQLLLLDTASLYFRAFYGMKDLREAPDGTPTNAVRGLLDMIATLVGRFSPTHLACCWDDDWRPEFRVQAIPSYKSHRLVEGSEDKEEAPPELEVQVPILRRALEAVGIPVLGAPGYEADDVIGTLTARHRGRLPVGVVTGDRDLFQLVDDGAGVTVVYTAKQGVRDAEEIHQTDLLRRYAVPTGRAYAEMSMLRGDTSDGLPGVKGIGEKTAAALIEQYGTLAALREAVDSGDPAIKGARRSNLEAGADYLDAAPRVVLVAHDAPVADVPLTLPRALADPGTLQQLVETYDLGNPVSRLLAALRIAP; encoded by the coding sequence ATGACGACCTCCACCGAGGCGACCGCGGGTGCCGACGTCGCAGCGCCGCAGCTGCTCCTGCTCGACACCGCCTCGCTGTACTTCCGGGCGTTCTACGGGATGAAGGACCTGCGGGAGGCGCCCGACGGGACGCCGACCAACGCCGTGCGCGGGCTGCTCGACATGATCGCCACGCTCGTGGGCCGCTTCTCCCCCACCCACCTGGCCTGCTGCTGGGACGACGACTGGCGCCCGGAGTTCCGCGTCCAGGCCATCCCCTCCTACAAGTCTCACCGTCTGGTCGAGGGTTCGGAGGACAAGGAGGAGGCTCCACCTGAGCTCGAGGTCCAGGTGCCGATCCTGCGCCGGGCGCTCGAGGCGGTCGGCATCCCGGTGCTGGGGGCGCCGGGCTACGAGGCCGACGACGTCATCGGCACGCTCACCGCGCGGCACCGCGGGCGCCTGCCCGTGGGGGTCGTGACGGGTGACCGCGACCTCTTCCAGCTCGTGGACGACGGCGCCGGGGTCACGGTGGTCTACACCGCCAAGCAGGGCGTGCGCGACGCCGAGGAGATCCACCAGACCGACCTGCTCCGGCGGTATGCCGTGCCGACCGGACGCGCGTACGCCGAGATGTCCATGCTGCGGGGGGACACCTCCGACGGGCTCCCGGGTGTGAAGGGCATCGGCGAGAAGACCGCCGCCGCGCTCATCGAGCAGTACGGCACCCTCGCGGCGCTGCGCGAGGCGGTGGACTCCGGCGACCCGGCCATCAAGGGGGCGAGGCGCTCCAACCTCGAGGCCGGTGCGGACTACCTCGACGCCGCGCCCCGGGTGGTCCTCGTGGCCCACGACGCCCCTGTGGCCGACGTGCCGCTCACCCTCCCCCGGGCGCTGGCCGACCCCGGGACCCTGCAGCAGCTCGTCGAGACCTACGACCTGGGCAACCCGGTCTCCCGGCTGCTCGCCGCCCTGCGCATCGCGCCCTGA
- a CDS encoding AI-2E family transporter produces the protein MSTQDQPGTAEDAPSLDTDLPQQPLPAGPTGPLPDEEPRGAPEEDTPAAPPTVDRGDLILQGLRSAAAWSWRFLLVVAAVAVVLYLLGRVWVGVLPIILALIVSSVLWPTVRWLRRYRWPAGLAAATVLIGALGLFSGIIAAIAPGVGSQLRQVADNVTEGADIVLEWLSGPPVNLQSEQLDDYVARATQWLESRASVLAEGALSTLTTVGSILVTTVLVLVLTFFFLKDGHRFLPWLRRSVGRTAGLYLTEALARVWVTLGGFLRAQAVVAAVDSVFIGLGLVLLQVPLAFALAVITFFLAFIPIIGAFVAGGLAVLVALVSQGWVTALWVLVIVVVVQQAESTFVAPLMHSRVMSMHPVVVILGVAAGGTLWGVLGAFLAVPVLASALTLIRFGSEHLDLRTGELHTDDLRNVTPEGRRAAERAESAAPIFQLRARRAYLQAQGEQGAARVALLDRTTEIAASLRDRLLPPILRRDREDAEQDGPPRA, from the coding sequence ATGAGCACGCAGGACCAGCCGGGCACGGCGGAGGACGCGCCCTCCCTCGACACCGACCTGCCGCAGCAGCCGCTGCCCGCCGGGCCCACCGGCCCGCTGCCGGACGAGGAGCCGCGCGGGGCCCCTGAGGAGGACACCCCCGCGGCGCCGCCGACGGTGGACCGCGGTGACCTCATCCTGCAGGGGCTGCGGAGCGCGGCCGCCTGGTCGTGGCGCTTCCTGCTCGTCGTCGCCGCGGTCGCGGTGGTGCTCTACCTGCTCGGTCGGGTCTGGGTCGGGGTGCTGCCGATCATCCTCGCCCTCATCGTCAGCTCGGTGCTGTGGCCGACCGTCCGCTGGCTGCGCCGGTACCGCTGGCCGGCCGGGCTCGCCGCCGCCACGGTGCTCATCGGCGCCCTGGGCCTCTTCAGCGGGATCATCGCGGCCATCGCCCCTGGGGTCGGCAGCCAGCTGCGCCAGGTCGCCGACAACGTCACCGAGGGCGCCGACATCGTCCTCGAGTGGCTCTCCGGCCCCCCGGTCAACCTGCAGAGCGAGCAGCTCGACGACTACGTCGCCCGCGCCACGCAATGGCTCGAGTCCCGGGCCAGCGTGCTCGCCGAGGGCGCGCTGTCCACGCTGACGACCGTCGGCTCCATCCTCGTCACCACCGTGCTCGTGCTCGTGCTCACCTTCTTCTTCCTCAAGGACGGGCACCGTTTCCTGCCCTGGCTGCGCCGGTCCGTGGGCCGCACCGCTGGTCTCTACCTCACCGAGGCGCTGGCGCGGGTGTGGGTGACGCTCGGTGGCTTCCTGCGGGCGCAGGCCGTCGTCGCCGCCGTCGACTCGGTCTTCATCGGCCTGGGGCTCGTCCTGCTCCAGGTGCCCCTCGCCTTCGCCCTGGCCGTCATCACCTTCTTCCTGGCCTTCATCCCCATCATCGGCGCCTTCGTCGCCGGCGGCCTCGCGGTGCTCGTCGCCCTGGTGTCGCAGGGCTGGGTGACCGCCCTCTGGGTGCTCGTCATCGTCGTGGTCGTGCAGCAGGCGGAGAGCACCTTCGTCGCCCCGCTCATGCACAGCCGCGTCATGTCGATGCACCCGGTCGTGGTGATCCTGGGGGTCGCGGCGGGCGGCACGCTGTGGGGCGTGCTCGGCGCGTTCCTCGCGGTGCCCGTGCTCGCCTCGGCGCTGACCCTCATCCGGTTCGGCAGCGAGCACCTGGACCTGCGCACCGGCGAGCTGCACACCGACGACCTGCGCAACGTCACCCCCGAGGGCCGGCGGGCCGCCGAGCGGGCGGAGAGCGCCGCGCCCATCTTCCAGCTGCGGGCGCGCCGGGCCTACCTCCAGGCGCAGGGCGAGCAGGGCGCGGCCCGGGTCGCGCTGCTCGACCGGACCACCGAGATCGCGGCGTCGCTGCGCGACCGGCTCCTTCCCCCCATCCTGCGCCGGGACCGGGAGGACGCCGAGCAGGACGGTCCACCCCGGGCATGA
- a CDS encoding polyprenol monophosphomannose synthase codes for MTSRGPLHRVCVCIPTYQERASLPEVLRRVRQAVPEADVLVVDDASPDGTGELAGRIAAADPNVHVLHRPGKQGLGPAYLAGFAWAARRGFDAVVEMDADGSHQPEQLPALLAAAERGPGADVVIGSRWVAGGSVHRWPWHRRLLSVGANTYTRLALGLPVHDATAGFRVYRLPQLTELVAGPVASQGYCFQVDLTRRAVEAGLRVVEVPIAFVERVEGSSKMTGDIVREAVVLVGVWAWQRRTEQLREHLAGRDRSRWHHLEEAT; via the coding sequence ATGACCTCTCGTGGCCCGCTGCACCGCGTCTGCGTCTGCATCCCGACCTACCAGGAGCGTGCCTCCCTCCCCGAGGTGCTGCGCCGGGTCCGGCAGGCCGTCCCCGAGGCGGACGTGCTGGTCGTCGACGACGCCAGCCCGGACGGCACCGGCGAGCTGGCCGGGCGGATCGCCGCCGCCGACCCGAACGTCCACGTCCTGCACCGACCGGGCAAGCAGGGCCTCGGCCCGGCCTACCTGGCCGGTTTCGCCTGGGCCGCGCGACGAGGGTTCGACGCGGTCGTGGAGATGGACGCCGACGGGTCGCACCAGCCCGAGCAGCTGCCCGCCCTGCTGGCGGCCGCCGAGCGCGGACCGGGCGCCGACGTGGTCATCGGCTCCCGCTGGGTGGCGGGGGGTTCGGTGCACCGCTGGCCCTGGCACCGGCGGTTGCTGTCGGTCGGCGCCAACACCTACACCCGGCTCGCCCTGGGGCTGCCCGTCCACGACGCCACGGCCGGCTTCCGGGTCTACCGGCTGCCGCAGCTGACCGAGCTGGTGGCCGGTCCGGTGGCCTCCCAGGGCTACTGCTTCCAGGTGGACCTCACGCGCCGTGCCGTGGAGGCGGGGCTGCGCGTCGTCGAGGTGCCGATCGCTTTCGTCGAGCGCGTCGAGGGGTCCTCCAAGATGACCGGCGACATCGTCCGGGAGGCCGTGGTGCTGGTGGGCGTGTGGGCGTGGCAGCGCCGGACGGAGCAGCTCAGGGAACACCTGGCCGGGCGGGACCGTTCTCGTTGGCACCACCTCGAGGAGGCCACGTGA
- a CDS encoding CsbD family protein produces MGLGDKISNKAEELKGKAKEGVGDATDNEQMEAEGRADQTGANVKQAGENAKDAWKDATR; encoded by the coding sequence ATGGGTCTCGGAGACAAGATCTCGAACAAGGCCGAGGAGCTGAAGGGCAAGGCCAAGGAGGGCGTCGGCGACGCCACCGACAACGAGCAGATGGAGGCGGAGGGTCGGGCCGACCAGACCGGCGCCAACGTCAAGCAGGCCGGCGAGAACGCCAAGGACGCCTGGAAGGATGCCACGCGCTAG
- a CDS encoding Lrp/AsnC family transcriptional regulator, giving the protein MEPLDRHIVTVLAQDGRISFADLGRQVGLSTSAVHQRVKRLEERGIITGYRAVVDYASVGLPLTALMSVTPFDPSDDDDIPERLAHIEEIVACWSVAGDENYVLLIRVPRPQDLEELLGRIRQEGSCSTNTTIVLSTPWEDRLGALPHELPTTP; this is encoded by the coding sequence ATGGAGCCGCTGGATCGCCACATCGTCACCGTCCTGGCGCAGGACGGTCGCATCAGCTTCGCCGACCTGGGGCGGCAGGTGGGGCTGTCCACGTCGGCGGTGCACCAGCGGGTGAAGCGGCTCGAGGAGCGGGGCATCATCACCGGCTACCGCGCCGTCGTGGACTACGCGTCGGTGGGGCTGCCGCTCACGGCCCTCATGTCGGTCACCCCCTTCGACCCCTCGGACGACGACGACATCCCGGAGCGGCTGGCCCACATCGAGGAGATCGTGGCCTGCTGGTCGGTCGCCGGCGACGAGAACTACGTCCTGCTCATCCGGGTGCCCCGCCCGCAGGACCTCGAGGAGCTGCTCGGCCGCATCCGGCAGGAGGGCTCCTGCTCGACCAACACGACGATCGTGCTGTCCACGCCCTGGGAGGACCGGCTGGGCGCCCTGCCGCACGAGCTGCCCACGACCCCCTGA
- a CDS encoding FxsA family protein, giving the protein MSTTAPSGSSARRRPVLRWVLLALVLLPLVEIAVLVAVGRSIGLWWTLFLVVAVAVLGTWLARRESSRTYRALQQALSSGRMPADEATDAILLMVGGLLLLLPGFVSDVLALLLVLPFTRPAARRLLQAVVASRALTVVGGPVGPAGRRAGRPPGSGTVIDGEIVDEHPPPWEDDTRPPLGR; this is encoded by the coding sequence GTGAGCACGACCGCCCCATCCGGCAGCAGCGCCCGGCGCCGACCGGTCCTGAGGTGGGTGCTGCTCGCCCTGGTGCTGCTCCCGCTCGTGGAGATCGCCGTCCTCGTGGCCGTGGGACGCAGCATCGGTCTGTGGTGGACCCTCTTCCTCGTCGTGGCGGTGGCCGTCCTCGGCACCTGGCTGGCCCGACGGGAGAGCAGCCGCACCTACCGCGCGCTGCAGCAGGCGCTGAGCTCGGGCAGGATGCCGGCCGACGAGGCCACCGACGCGATCCTGCTCATGGTCGGGGGCCTGCTGCTGCTCCTGCCGGGCTTCGTCAGCGACGTCCTGGCCCTCCTCCTCGTGCTGCCCTTCACCCGACCCGCGGCCCGGCGGCTGCTCCAGGCCGTGGTGGCCAGCAGGGCGCTGACGGTGGTCGGGGGCCCGGTCGGACCGGCCGGTCGTCGCGCCGGTCGACCACCCGGCTCCGGGACGGTCATCGACGGCGAGATCGTCGACGAGCACCCGCCACCGTGGGAGGACGACACGCGTCCTCCTCTCGGACGGTGA
- a CDS encoding MFS transporter, with the protein MTAPPVPRADPASERTRAHQRAFGWYDWANSAYVTTTGTVLIAPYLTALARADACPDLAEGDTCEQMLSVLGVPVAVGSVAPYTITVATLVSAVVLLFVGAVADRHPRPTWLLGGLAWVGAAAAASMFFLDGSNWELGVLLVVVANLCLGASTVVYDALLVRVASPDDRDRVSSRAWALGYLGGGVLLALNLGLMTVHESLGISYTMAVRLNLLSAGLWWAVFTLIPVIGLRRIRGTTAAPVARSAGVLGGTVTQLRDTFGDLRGYPHTLLFLLAYLFFNDGIQTVISSASLYGSEALGFDTSQLIITILLVQFVAFGGALVFGAIAGRVGAKRTVLGGLVMWTLVVAFAYFVPTGAFTVWLVCAVFIGTVMGGTQALSRSLYSQLVPTGKESEYFSFYQAMERGTSWFGTLAFGLTYQLTGSYRPAILVTIAFFVVGGLILTRVDMRRGIAMAGNEQPRKV; encoded by the coding sequence ATGACAGCTCCCCCGGTGCCCAGGGCCGACCCCGCGTCCGAACGCACCCGCGCCCACCAGCGCGCCTTCGGGTGGTACGACTGGGCCAACTCCGCCTACGTCACGACCACCGGCACGGTCCTCATCGCGCCCTACCTCACCGCCCTGGCCCGGGCCGACGCCTGCCCGGACCTGGCCGAGGGCGACACCTGCGAGCAGATGCTGTCCGTGCTCGGGGTGCCGGTGGCCGTGGGGTCGGTCGCGCCCTACACCATCACCGTGGCGACCCTGGTGTCGGCCGTGGTGCTGCTCTTCGTCGGGGCCGTCGCGGACCGGCACCCCCGGCCGACGTGGCTCCTCGGTGGGCTGGCCTGGGTCGGCGCCGCCGCCGCCGCCTCGATGTTCTTCCTCGACGGCAGCAACTGGGAGCTGGGGGTGCTGCTCGTCGTCGTGGCCAACCTGTGCCTGGGGGCCTCGACCGTGGTCTACGACGCCCTGCTCGTCCGGGTGGCCTCGCCCGACGACCGCGACCGGGTCTCCTCGAGAGCCTGGGCCCTGGGCTACCTGGGTGGAGGCGTGCTGCTCGCGCTCAACCTCGGTCTCATGACCGTCCACGAGTCCCTCGGCATCTCCTACACGATGGCCGTGCGCCTCAACCTGCTGTCGGCCGGCCTCTGGTGGGCGGTCTTCACGCTCATCCCCGTCATCGGGCTGCGGCGCATCCGGGGCACCACCGCCGCCCCCGTGGCGCGCTCGGCCGGGGTGCTGGGCGGCACGGTCACCCAGCTGCGGGACACCTTCGGGGACCTGCGCGGCTACCCGCACACGCTGCTGTTCCTGCTGGCCTACCTCTTCTTCAACGACGGCATCCAGACGGTCATCTCCTCCGCGAGCCTCTACGGCAGCGAGGCCCTGGGGTTCGACACGAGCCAGCTCATCATCACCATCCTGCTCGTCCAGTTCGTCGCCTTCGGCGGTGCGCTGGTCTTCGGCGCGATCGCCGGGCGGGTGGGGGCCAAGCGCACGGTGCTGGGCGGGCTCGTCATGTGGACGCTGGTGGTGGCCTTCGCCTACTTCGTGCCCACCGGCGCGTTCACGGTCTGGCTCGTCTGCGCGGTCTTCATCGGCACCGTCATGGGTGGGACCCAGGCGCTGTCCCGCTCGCTCTACTCCCAGCTCGTCCCCACGGGCAAGGAGTCGGAGTACTTCAGCTTCTACCAGGCGATGGAGCGGGGCACGAGCTGGTTCGGGACCCTCGCCTTCGGTCTCACCTACCAGCTCACCGGGTCCTACCGCCCGGCGATCCTGGTCACCATCGCCTTCTTCGTCGTCGGGGGCCTCATCCTCACCCGCGTCGACATGCGCCGCGGCATCGCCATGGCCGGCAACGAGCAGCCGCGCAAGGTCTGA